In Mustela lutreola isolate mMusLut2 chromosome 4, mMusLut2.pri, whole genome shotgun sequence, the genomic stretch TCTGCTAGTCCTTTAGCGAAGTTAATCCATTGATTCAGGTAAGAGGCTTTCAGTTTCCTGCAGAATAAAATaacatgtggagaaaaaagaaaacagaagtgtcTTTCAACTGTCTGATGCTTAAATATTTTGGAGATTCTAGTTTAGTGTTCTTTTATTCCCTTGGTAAAAATGTCCTTTATTGGACAAGCAAGATTTAAACAAGGCAGAAATTCCAGACCCAGTGCAAGGATAGTCCAAAAATTCAATATTTAGGCATTCACTTATTTtgtatgttcattcattcatttgttccctcaataaatattttgtgccAGAATTgcaaaaatgaatacatttattcCTGTTCAAAGTTTGTAGTATGACCCACTtctgtgaaagaaaccagactttCAGCCCATATGGctactgttccttttttttttttaagatttatttattttcgagagagagagagcacatgagcatgagcagggggaggggcagagaaagaatttccagcagactccctgctgagcagggagccggagccaagactctatctcatgaccctaagctcatgacctgaagccaaaatcaagagtcggaggcagGTGCCTAACggactggagccacccaggcgccccatggcagCTGTTCTTAACTTTAATGTATTCATCAGGCCCTCCTGTCTCTTGTCTGTCTCTTTAAGTTTCAAAGAGATTCAGACTttgcaagtaatttttttttctttatgtaactAACCATTTGGAAGTGGCAAAATGAATTAAGGAAGAACTGAATAGAGAGATTGTGCTTTTTCTAAGATGTGGGTTCAGGTGCATTTTCACAACTAAgtattttcatatgctttgtATGCTTTCTAAATCAGTTCAAAGGGCTGTCCTGGCAcagtaattttttatataattctaaaaaaaaaaaaaaaaaaagccctggtcATGTGTATCTATGAATGTTCATCGTATCTATAAATGACTTGATGTACCCTTTACTTAATCCATTTGTGACTTGATGGTATCATTTATTGATAATGGTTATTCTAAAAAAGTCATTTGTTGATTCTAGAGAAGGATCTAACAGCGATGTTCTTCAGGTCCCAATTAGCTACTCAGATAAATTTTGGGGGGATTGTATTTTAATGAGATGATCTCTGTCCTGGGCCTGGTCCTCACCTATAAATCCAGCTTTGGAAATTTGGTTAGGCATATACATTTCCATCTGTATCACACTATGCagactaaatgggaaaaaaagaaccatgCATAAACCTGAAtgcaattttttattataaagatattGGCAAGAACTTTGCTTAGTAGCACATTCCCTCTTTATCAAAATATCTGCACGAGAAGGCAAATTAATACCTCACGGTTAATTGGGGAGCAGGGACTCCAAGCAGAGGGCATTCACTGGAAATCTGAGAGCTGGGGTTACTGATTGCTGCTCACTCAGGCCACCTGGACTGAGGATACAGACCCACCAGGAGGAcagctctctcactctctggaCGGTACTGAAGAGGTGCTGGCCAACTCCAGCCCTCATGGATGACCCCCTTCACTATACCTCAGCCTTTATGTTGACATGCACCTGGTGACATTTGGGTCCCCTACTTACAGACAGACCCTCCCCCACTCTAGTTCCTTGAGATGGTAGCAAAGCACTTTGAGTGAAGTTTGGGATAGACTCATACTCCCCAACGACATGTTCACGTGGGTTGTCATGTTTCCTCCTCCAGTTCTTCTCAACCACGATGAGTGGATTttgcaagttttatttttcaagaagaaaTGTTATTTCCCTATTCTCAAGTTCCTCAGGGAGCCTCTCATTAACATCTCCACTGGAAGTAACGACAGCTGGACCAGggtcttaaaacaacaacatctTTCCTTATGTGAATCCCGGAGAGACTTTTCTTCAGAGGCAAGAAGGCACAAGTCCAACAGCTCAGCCTCGGGTTATTTTTGCCTACTAAAGGCACAAGTGCGCGCACTAGAAAGATGCTGATTTCTACGTGGTGTATTGAGGAAGCTGTTACTAAGGACGTAAGGACAAGCCGATCACTATTTGGCCTATCACCAATTCACAGAAACCTCAAACACCTGACCCTCAGGGTGTTGCTATAGCAATCCAGAAATGATAAATTCACTAAATTATCTCTTTgccaacaatttttaaataagctaTCTATAAATTATTAAGCAATTCTTATATTATTGAAGTAAggcagacttcatttttttttaagttttttttttttaatttattttgagagagagagagacagagtgagagagagtggagcgtgagaggggaggtcagaggggggagcagactccccatagagctgggagcccgaggcaggactcgatcccaggaccccgggaccgtgacccgagctgaaggcagtcgctcaaccaactgagccacccaggccgccagcagacttcattttttaataagcagCTGCTTCTTGTAATgtggggattttttaaaagattttatttgtttatttgacagcgagcaagagagaacgcacaagcagggtgagcagtaagcaaagagagaaaggagagaaaggagctccttcctgagcagggagcccaacatggggcttgatcccaggaccctgagctgaagacagacgcttagtgacagagccacccaggagcccgttTCTTACGGTTCTGAATTTCACAAGGGCACATGATGCAGTTGCTCAGCCGTACAACGTCCTTGAAGGTACGGCGTGTCTTAGTTATGTTAGCACTGGATTTACTCTTTAACAGAAGGAGCAATGAGATGAAACACAAATAGGGCATAGGAACTGCATCTTAAAATGTCATTACACAGATCCATTCACACCACAGCCTTCAAACCAGGCGTGAATGCCTAACCTCCTACTTGTTGACACGCCTGCACACAAAGTCAAGATTCATGATACATGAACACTGGGCAGCTAGCCAAAAAACAATTCCTACGAAGTTTATAGCTTGTATTTGGAACCATTTTTTGGTAAATCAGTAACTAGGAATCAATCAGTAGACTGCTAAATGGCCAATTGTCAGTTGGTATCGTCACCCACTGTAAAATATAGTCAATAGAGCCCGAATGTACACACCCCTTGATTCCTTCTTAGCAACTTAAACGGTCCCCGAAGATTCTCCTGCTTTCATCACATAAGCTCCTCTAGAGTGCAAAGGTGGGTTTCTGATGCTGAAAGCAGCATGGCTGATATTTCTAACGAGATGCTGGATTTTCACATCTTTTTCCTAGGCTACACTAATTCTCATATCTAGAGTCCTTCCGTGACGGATGACCTCTACACTCCAGCAATGCTCTTCATAATTCTGTCATGTGCCGCTCGAAGATAATCCGTGTTTGAGGttactttatttcctctttggtttGACATTCTTCCATCCCATTACAGTGTCACTGGCTCTAGGTCAATCCTAGAGGATTGACAGTCCTTGGAGCCAATCCTCTAAGGACTGTCAATCTGTCCTTGGAGACATAATCCCCTTTCTTAAAACTGGTTGTCAGATTAAGTGATTAATTAACTTAATTTGTCACTAGattgttaattttaaaagtttatcttctaaaaatgacaaaatgtatACTATAATGTCTAGTTGTTTTGGACAATTCTTTCCCCAGCTTTCCATTTTACCTTTTTCATAGTGAAATGGGGGAAAATCAGACAGCGGTGACAGAGTTCATTCTACTAGGATTTTGTCTTGGCTCAAGAATTCAGATGGTTCTCTTTGGGCTCTTCTCCCTGTTCTATGCCTGCACCCTGCTGGGGAATGGCATCATCCTGGGGCTCATCTCGCTGGACTCCAGACtgcacacccccatgtacttcttcctctcccatctgGCCATCGTCGACATAGCCTATGCCTGCAACACCGTGCCCCAGATGCTGGTGAACCTCCTGAAGCCAGACAAGCCCATCTCCTTTGCTGGCTGCTTGAcacaaacttttcttttcttgactttCGCTCATACTGAATGTCTTCTCCTGGTGGTGATGTCCTATGATCGGTATGTGGCCATCTGCCACCCCCTCCGGTATTCTGCCATCATGAGTTGGAGGGGCTGCTTCACCCTAGTGACGACCTCCTGGGCCTGCGGCTCCCTGCTCGCCCTGGTCCATGTGGTTCTCATCCTGAGGCTGCCCTTCTGTGGGCCTCATGAAGTCAACCACTTCTTCTGCGAAATCCTGTCTGTCCTCAAGCTGGCCTGTGCTGACACGCAGCTCAACAAAGTGGTCATCTTTGTTGCCTGTATGTTTATCTTAGTCGGGCCCCTCTGCTTGGTGCTGGTGTCCTACTCACGCATCCTGTTGGCCATCGTGAGGATCCAGTCCGGGGAGGGCCGCAGAAaggccttctccacctgctcctcccacctctgTGTGGTGGGGCTCTTCTTTGGCAGCGCCATTGTCATGTACATGGCCCCCAAATCCTGC encodes the following:
- the LOC131829896 gene encoding olfactory receptor 2A1/2A42, with amino-acid sequence MGENQTAVTEFILLGFCLGSRIQMVLFGLFSLFYACTLLGNGIILGLISLDSRLHTPMYFFLSHLAIVDIAYACNTVPQMLVNLLKPDKPISFAGCLTQTFLFLTFAHTECLLLVVMSYDRYVAICHPLRYSAIMSWRGCFTLVTTSWACGSLLALVHVVLILRLPFCGPHEVNHFFCEILSVLKLACADTQLNKVVIFVACMFILVGPLCLVLVSYSRILLAIVRIQSGEGRRKAFSTCSSHLCVVGLFFGSAIVMYMAPKSCHPEEQQKILFLFYSFFNPMLNPLIYSLRNAEVKGALRRTMCKEGHSPLE